CTTGATTGGGGAAAATAGCCGCGTGTGTCTTATGATATGGCTTGCAAACACAGTAACAtaccaaataaaacaaacgctgGCTGTTTTCCGCCAATCTGAACTGGTCGATTAAAGGGTGTACACGCGTACAGAATTTCCCTGCCGTTACCCACATAATATATATTCACATAAAACCCACTGGCGGGGGCTGCATTTCGCGGGAAGGTGGGAAGAgaaagcaataataataaaattaaatcctGTCCACCCACACACGGTACACTCcatttctccctctctctttttcgCTGCCAGAATTGCCGTTCTTGGGTAGTGCTGTAGAAGTGAACACCACCAGAGGTAACGGACATGCGCATTCGTGCGGCTGCAAGGATCTGCGTATGTCTTATAATTGTCGATGATGAAGCAGATTCACATGGAAAAAACAGATTTTCTCTCCATTCCgataaaacacacactgcCAATTGTCTACAAAAAATAACCGAATGTGGCAAAAGAATTGTTTCCCAACAATTCTCCACCTTTAGCAGCCGGAATCCGAACAGTAAACCGAACGGTCTCATCGAGCTATTGATGAGAAAATGTATCGGAATTTGTCACAGAATACCTCAGCCCCAACTTCTATACCGCCAGATGCTGCGTGTGTTGGTAGCATCAGGTTTGGATGGACAATATGAGGGTGGGAGTCGCGTTTCCTCCGTCTCCCCCTACCCCTTTACACCTTCCTTTCATCCGTAAGGAAAAATATCGATCCGTAATGGAATAGAGATGcagtttttttctctgtagTATTCCGCGCTCATGGGTTTTAAGGCTTGTCCGGCATCATGCAACGGATGCACGATGAAAGTCGTTCAGACAATTGCATCGTCGGTTTCGTGAACAAAAACAGGATGATTGCCGTTGTCAATGTTAGCTCCAGCATATGCCCGAGGTTTTCCGAGGGTTCCGGGGATTTTCGTCCCCAAAGCTGTATACTATCCGTCCAAAGGGGGTGGGCGGGAGAAGGAAATCAATAAGTCGCACAgctaaaacaagaaaaaaccgATCGTAGTGAGGGAACATACAAGAGAGCTCGCCTTTCGTTTGATAGATGTGTGTTGTTCCAGCTGCTGTGCGAGgctgcgtttgtttgcttgtagAAGAAGACGACGGTTCTCTTTGTTTGATTGCGAAAATGTTGCACCACCATTACGGTTCCGGCTTGTTTCTTCACGCTACCTGTCGCCCTCTATCGCTTGTCGCTATTTCGGATTTGCTAGGATGACATCATGGGGACAGAAAGGAAGAATACGTCGCGCCCGCCCCACATCAGGCGCTGTACGTGAGTGAATGCGCAGTTTTAAATGACGTTAGCAGCCGGGTGCGGCAAGTCGACGCGTCAAGATGCACACAGGAATGtatcacacatacaccgcgTATGTGTGACTGGGGGaagaggggggggggtgggaTTTTTGACCGCCCTCAAAAGCAGCATCACCCCACAAATCTCTTCTAGCACCCGCACACActcaaaagaagcaaaaaaataaatgaccCACCACACCCAAATGACGCTCCACACCTTTTAGGCTATTGTACTTTTTCTCTTGCCCCTTCTTGGAAAGCCCaaatatcacaaacaaaaaaactaatcaattTCGGGTATTAGAACACAATTCCGTTTCCAGTGTCGCCGTACGATAGAAATCAAAATTGAATACAGCAAAACAGGCTAAAGGGTGTTAGGGATTTACCTTTTTCAGCTGAAAGTGTTCCGTACGGAGCGTTTCCTGTATCTCCTGCTCGATGCAGATTTTGGCCGCACCACCACCCGCCGGTGTCTGCTGGTTGACCGACGACCGAAACCCGTCCAAAACGCCCTTGAAGGTGAATTTCTTCATCTTTCCCGCCTTTCCGTTTCAATGCCGCCTCCGCCCCCCCCGacttacaaacacacacacccgcggGTGCGTCACCGTTGTCGagagtgcgtgcgtgcgtgcgtcgGGCGTGTGTTTTAAGGTGTGTGATTTGAAGATGAACACCGAATGGGAAATCTTGGTGGCTGACGGGTGAGCTGCCTACCGGAGCGGGACGGGGCGGGAGAAGTTGATCGACGGTTTTTCTTTAGTATGTGTCtgtctgttgctgttgttggcttctggggggtttttgtttttgtcgggCGTTTTTCTGCGTTGGGGTTCTGGGGTTGTTTGTCCTACAACCTTCCGCTTGTGGAGGATAGGGTTGAGGGGGCTTTGTTGTCTCGTAAAGCGTATAGAAGGGAAGGCGATGTTGTGCGGTAAAAGGGTTGAAGCAAGGGTTCTCCTCACTTCTCACTCTTCCTTCCCGATCCACGTATGTTTTGCGGTAGGAAAATACGGACAATTTCGCCAAAAAGTTCACAAGCCTCTCTGGGGGTAATTGGTTTTTCGTAGGTGGCGAGGTGTGTTGCGAgcgtgtaagtgtgtgtgtgttttgtgtgacTGTAGGAAGGAGATGTCGTAGATACGGGGTGTAGCCGAGTGTgggtggtgtgtatgtgtgaaagtgtgaagtgtgtgtgtgtgtggtgtgtagTGTGCTCTAATCGAACTCGGCAGCCGTCGCGATCAGCGCATCGAAAATGGGCGAAACCAGCTGTTCTTCTTGTTCGAGCAATCAATCGTTGGCCTCGCAAAGTACATCGttacgtgtttgtttttttttttgttttgttggggaCTTTGGTGTGCTTTTCCCCCTCTTGTCTTCCCTCCGAGCGCGCCTTTTAATCTCGCCTTATAAACACACGGCGGTGGCGACCCAGTTAACCGCTTTTGAAGGGAGGGCGCGCTTGGGCGTCGTGGTAGATTATCGCTGCGTGTGTTTTGCGTACCACcgtgcgcgcacacacgcacacacccgcgCCGTTTCACAACACCGGAAGCACTGATAGGCACTGTTTACATGTCCCGGCGCGTTTTTGATAAAGGAAGTACGCAAacagaggaaaacaaaaaaacgggtCGCGTTTttcgcaacgaaaaaaaactccccgcgtgtcggaaaaaaaaccccgtgtGCGTTGCGCTTCAGCGCTGCCTTGCCAGTGTGTTGCTTTCACGGACCGTGCGGTGCACTAATACTGGTCGGGTGATACTGCCGCTGCTACTGCGTACGCCATCACtgttcgctctctctctctagggtttggtttttgttctttcaccCCCGTGCAGCAATAAAGGGTACCGCTCTCGCTCGCGCAAGCGATGTGcgagagcgcgcgcgcgcactcaCACGCTCGCCGTGTACTCGCTCGTTCCAACCAACGAATATATGGCGCtagatgtgtgtttgtgtatgagagaacgagagagaaagagagtgttTGATAATGCGCGCTATAATGCGTTGCGTTCCTTCTGTCGGTCGGCTGCGGACTTGGGTACGTGTGCGGGCGAAAGGTGGCCTCtctttttcaccttcacctgCGCGCGCACCTATTCGCTCTCACTCTGTCGCTCGCTTATCGTTAGGGCGGGGGTGGGGAGGTTTTCTCTCTTGTTAGTCTGCTCGGCAGGTGAGCAATGCGTTATGCTGTTTCGCTTTCTCCATCATGGCGCATGGTGACAGCCCCCCCTCAGGCTGGTAGCACAGCGTTAGATGTTAGAGCGGTACGGGTTTTTGGGGGCACACACCAGCAGCACCTTTCTCGCTTTCGCTTCCAGCGACCGTTCGCTCCCGTGCTCGCGCTCTCCAGCGAGCGACTGATCGTGTGATGACGGTGACGAGTcgcgctgtgtgtgtttgtatgcgcgTTTACCTGCGAGTGCGCGAGTGTGCACACACCAAAGAGAAAAGATGAATGGTGGAAGTGTTGTTGGAGCGGGGGTGGGAGGGAGGCGAGAAGGTGAAAATGAGCAGCCTACTTTTCACGCACGCAGATACGGGCGACACGAGATataacgcacgcacgcacagtCAATTTCGATACAACACGAATTCACGCACCGTTACGCAcccaaatacacacacacacactgaatgTCACACACTAGTGCTACGCACACCTGTGCAGCATTAGTAGCACTTTTTTTCCACCTTGCGCACTAAGGggagaaaggaaaatgaagaaaattcgtGAAATGCGTCCGCATCGGTATGTGCACGTACGTGCACAGAGGCATGGCAAATGTGTGGGTGGAGAAGGAGGGGGTGGCGGCGAACGAAAGGACGAACGAAAAGGGTGGGGCtgtatgaatgaatgattttttctttatcacacACTGCAGCACTTTCACACGAACGTTAGAGCGAGAGAAgggaaggtaaaaaaaaacaaaagtagtgcaaataattgttttttttcccttttgtacAAAAGCAATTTTTCTGCGTGTTCATTTTTTCGCTGCTTcgttttcttgcctttttgttcgtggttgtgggtttttttcttcttctgtgattcttttaaatgtttcttcttgtttttctccttccttTCCGGTTAGTATAGTTGAGATGATGTAAGAGGGGTTTACAACCTTTTCtccctcttcttcttcttcttctgttccCTGTTTTTTGCGACTTTTCCTTAAAGCACAGTTTTACTATGCTTTTCCTCTACTTGCACCGCGCTGGATGGGGGTTTTTCCTTGCACTGGTTTTCGTTTCTCTTTTCGTTTGTTAAAtctgtttattttgttgttgtttgttgtgtttgtttcctttgagGGGCACACTTTGGGCACTGAGTCGGACACCGGACACCGCTGCCGAACCGTACCGTCGGGAAGGCGAAATTGGTTTGGAATGAAAAACAGCATCAAACCCTTGAACCGAGCGCGCCAGGTTCCGTTTGATGCAGAAGCAGTAACAGTATATCCTTTTCGCCGTTCGtcgtttttcatgtttttttttttgtttaaggaGGAGGCAATGTTGGTTCGCGCATGCGCCCCAGAATGGGGAGGAGGGTGGGGGTGTTCTTTTTTGCGCTGTTGTATTCACCACCATTTATCAATCGATGATGGTGGCTCGGGAAGAATTGGGAATGTTAATGTAACTTGTGTGGGTGTAGGTGTGTCTGTGAAGATCGGAGGGTGTTAGGTTGTTTAAAACAGGCTAATTTTCACATATTATTGCACAAATGTCACAACCCGGTGAAGATTTGCATCTTCGGTACGCAATAAGTAATCACTGAATtgtgtttttgaaataaaaaactcTTTAAAGAAAGACAGTTTTAAGTTGACGTACAACATACGTTCGatttcatatatttttcataatgataatgaaaacaataatgatAGCTGTAAGCCAATTGTaaaaaagacatttttttgCTATAATGTAGCTGATGAACGTTTCTAGACTAGCCGTTACTACTAGCCTGATAACGCTTTATTTAAACCTTCTCCAACTGtcatttcaaaatttgacgGCTGCGTACTGGATCTGGAACTCTAGGTTCGATAATTCCAAAGCATTTTTGAGTATACGAATAAAAAATGGTTCTAAATTCATTACAGCTGATGATGGTTTACTGGAAGGAATTTGTCTCAATTGAAATACCCACCCCGACTCGCCATGTGGTCTAAATGCCCGAAGCAATTGtgcaatgtgtgtttgtgcatcaTCTAGTCACATGATGTAGCTATAAGTCCTTTAAAGTCTATGGAGTCTGAAAAAATCATATATAACAATAATAGCATACTTACAGGCGTTTGCCACCTCATGAGCTTACTGACGTATGGGCGTTAAACGCTTTCAAATGCTGTTGCAACATCCGTTTGACGTTACAAGTGTcgattttataaaatataccACCACAAATCTATATGCGACCACTGCTTCCTATAGCACGTCCTGGTATAAGCCGAACGTTTGACCGAGTTTGACCCGAACGTGTTGGATTTCCCCGCCGCATGACGGTTTTTCCCCCGAACGGTTGCGTGCGTTTTTCGTCCGTACGCAGCCCAACTCATAGCACCCGAGCGGCCGGTTCCGGTAGAACACTTTTGAACGAACAAAACTGTGAGCAAAAGTCCTTGCTGGCAGGTACCGCGATGGGGCTGGAAACAGGTTGGGCAGGTATATGGACATCTATGTGTTAGTGTGTGTATATTCGCACGATAaatctgtgtgtgtttatttgggTAAACATGTAAAATGACTCCGTGTAGTATTTTGTCACATTTCATCTTAGTTTAAACAGGAGTTTCAAAGGATGTAGGAAACAGACTAAATGTGTCAAAGAATGAATTAGAGATTTtcttaaaagaaaaatgcataTCGCAACCACAACCATAATCACAAACTGGTATAACGCAAGATCCGAGCATGTGCACAGGAATGTAACGTCTTTCTTGGTGTTATGGCCCTCACAAGGCTTCATATAAGGCTCCAGAGGGGTTCGTTTACACCTGACTGTTGGATGCTGTAATTGAATGAAGGTGGAATTACAACTGAACAATATCACCGTTTCCGTTAGTGTTTAATTATCTTATTTATTGCTTCTTATGCACGtagtaaaaacaaagaacaagaTCCTAATGACACACCTATCCAGGTCGGTAGGTTTTatagtgtgttgttttttcccccccttttGCTACAATTTTGAACTGACTTACTGCACCAAACGGCACCCACAGCTTGGAATGAAAACAGCCAGCGGTATGGTACTCAATAAAACAGCCAGCGGTATGGTATGGAATTATGCAGTGAGTCTTTTCGagtgttttccatttcgcatCATTATTAGCACCATTAGATTAGTTTCCCATAAGCCTACTCACTGTTACATTTCCACTAGACACCGAGTATCTGTGCGAGAATTTAAAGTTAGGAGTCTCCCGGAGAATTAAAACAGCAGAATATTGTTAGGTGATAAAAGCAGCAGTGTCCAAGAGAGTTGGGAATGGTGGAAACTCCTGGCTGGTGGTGAGGCTCCACGGGTAAGGGAATGGTGGTGTCCATGTATAGAACGTGACGAGATGACGCGAACCTATCTAAAGACAGCCTGCTGTCTCTGTTATgttcggtgtgtgtatgtgcagtAATATCCACAAGATCTTCCAGGATCCGCAACGAACGGTTTGGTTTAGTTGTTGCAACGAAGCGCTAAGAACTCCTCTTTCCGTCGGCGATACTCGAGGAATCGCGTAGCACCGAACCTGTAAAGTAAGTAGCAGGTAAACGTGATAGTACTACCGGGTACGGAATGGTCGGGTTGACGGGTGGGGACTTACTGAATGAAGTCGAAATCGATGGTTGAGTGTTCCGCCTGTATGAGGGCCCATATTGCCCAGAAGAAGTGTGATGCGAGTGCGTACTGGTTCACCTGCACGTATAGCCGCTGTACGTCGCTGTCTGTTACTGGCATCGATTCACCGAGATACTCCCGGAGGTAGACGCGCAACCAGCGCCGTTGAAAGTCTTGGGTTGGGTAACGCCCATAGTCGATGTCATCGATGCCGGCAAACTCGGTAAAGTGATTGCCAATGTCAAACGCTTGATGGTTCGGAGCCGCATACTCGTAGTCGATGAAGGTGACGCGCGAACGCACCTCGTCGTAGATCACGTTCCCGAGCAGTAGATCGTTGTGGCAAAAGACGACCGGGCTGTCCGTTTCGAGTAATCGTGCGTACAGCACATTAAACTCAACGCACAGTTCCGAAACACTGGGAAATACCTTCCACACGCTAGAAAGAAGGTGCTCTTGTTTAAGATGTATATTGTTTCGGGAAATCATCTAACATGCCTTACCGTTCGTCTTTCACCGGGTCAGTGAAGCGCTTTGGGACGAGCCGTAGGAACTGGTCGATCTTGGACGGGAGGGCGGGTACGTTTGCGGTGGATCGGTCATCCGGTTGGACCTTGTGCATTTGGGCCATCCGGCGGGCAACGAGTGGCCAAACGGCATCGGCCTGACATGTGTCCGGTGTTAGCGTCACACCCGGTACATACTCGTACGCGAGCCCATTGGCAAAGGTGGCGTATAGGGCTGGTGCGTAACCATAACGATGCAatagttgaatgttttccttctccttcGATCGGTCGATTAGCAGATCCGTCTTATTACCATACACCCGGATCAGCACGACATCCTCTGGTTCGGGTGTACCGTTGCTATCATCGCTTTCCTTTGGTTGTTTGAAACATCCGACCAACTTGTTGGTGATACCATCGGTGAAGAGCTGCAAAAGGAAGAAGCCAGTTAGTTATGCAAATTCAGATTCAGGCAGGCAAGATCATGGAGGGGTCAGGTCCGAAGTCTACGTCTGAAGTTAAGagtgaagaaaacattacATAATGACTAAATCACCCCAGATTTTATTGGATGTACTTTTCAATTCGCTCCCTCTGCTGGAAATCAACCATAGCAGAGAGATACTGCACAGGCTTATCAGGAGGAGTAGGTTCTACTTGAGCATATTAAGGTTTATTATCACCATTATTGTCATTATCGGACGGGTCAGCACGAGAGTGACAGATGTGGGCTGTTCCGAGCTATCACCAGCATCATCAATGTGCCAGAGCACGAATTCTTCGCCGGTATCTGCGTTAGGTTGATTAAAGCGTACTTGTACACTGACGATAAACGACACGGTCGCCGCAGGTGGGTTTTCAAACCGGGAACACACAGGTAGACGTGCCGTGAGAGCATTCTACAGGCCAAATACGTACAGGTAGCTGATAAGCTAGTGCTAGTGTAATGACTCATTAGTCTGCTAGACGTTAGATGAGGTAATAATGGGGCTTCTAATGATGCCGAAGCTGAACGTGATGGTGTACGTACATTCCGCGCTGCATTGAAACGTAACGGGCGCAAGGTGTACAATGT
This sequence is a window from Anopheles marshallii chromosome X, idAnoMarsDA_429_01, whole genome shotgun sequence. Protein-coding genes within it:
- the LOC128718268 gene encoding ethanolamine kinase, with protein sequence MLRRTGDYTNGGRTDVQQLSLVVREQSVIEGATEILKVIRPDWCRDSVRFKLFTDGITNKLVGCFKQPKESDDSNGTPEPEDVVLIRVYGNKTDLLIDRSKEKENIQLLHRYGYAPALYATFANGLAYEYVPGVTLTPDTCQADAVWPLVARRMAQMHKVQPDDRSTANVPALPSKIDQFLRLVPKRFTDPVKDERVWKVFPSVSELCVEFNVLYARLLETDSPVVFCHNDLLLGNVIYDEVRSRVTFIDYEYAAPNHQAFDIGNHFTEFAGIDDIDYGRYPTQDFQRRWLRVYLREYLGESMPVTDSDVQRLYVQVNQYALASHFFWAIWALIQAEHSTIDFDFIQFGATRFLEYRRRKEEFLALRCNN